In Gossypium arboreum isolate Shixiya-1 chromosome 5, ASM2569848v2, whole genome shotgun sequence, a single genomic region encodes these proteins:
- the LOC108480436 gene encoding protein BIG GRAIN 1-like B, producing the protein MYKLEKTVYRQERDNPSFSSTLLDKIYRSIDDGDTRNVDLKFYRETMQKKQSKASVRCNGSRAEEEDEEMSSFRRARLIEKWMEKKVTEKANAGRKQVSHSDYDHDHDVLFFSSTSTSSDSSSGGFSSSDTESMYVSKSKSSCFVRSRPKPVRTTMSARSEKPLKTEKTGRTERALFYDHRESHLLDDYHYNSASDYTPKLEESLFKSKSRATQIYGNLKKVKQPISPGGRLASFINSLFTTSNTKKARGPSSMLSCDDERKLKSGQVSTCSSASSFSRSCLSKNSPSTRERLRNGVKRSVRFCPVSVIVDEDCRPCGQKCLYEEQDSSSVSVAVPTVWKIRKSPSRKLDEEIKLQAMEKSRRVEEMATKFLKEYHLNQMKDFISRDNHSNYVMEEMEEMEEDEDDAASYSSSDLFELDHLVLIGNDRYREELPVYETTHVETNRAIANGLIA; encoded by the coding sequence ATGTACAAATTGGAGAAAACAGTGTACAGGCAGGAGAGAGACAACCCATCTTTTTCATCTACTCTGCTTGACAAAATCTACCGTTCCATCGATGATGGTGACACCAGGAATGTTGACTTGAAATTCTACAGGGAAACAATGCAAAAGAAACAAAGCAAAGCTAGCGTGAGATGCAATGGAAGCAGAGCAGAAGaggaagatgaagaaatgtcgaGTTTCCGACGAGCTCGTTTGATCGAGAAATGGATGGAAAAGAAGGTCACTGAAAAGGCAAATGCAGGCAGGAAACAGGTTTCACATAGTGATTATGATCATGATCATGATGTTCTTTTCTTTAGCTCCACTTCCACCTCATCCGATTCCAGTTCCGGTGGTTTCTCATCGTCGGACACTGAATCTATGTATGTTTCAAAATCGAAGTCATCATGTTTTGTAAGATCGAGGCCTAAACCAGTAAGGACCACAATGTCAGCTCGGTCGGAGAAACCACTTAAAACAGAGAAAACAGGGAGAACAGAGAGGGCTTTGTTTTACGACCACAGGGAGTCGCATTTGCTCGATGATTATCATTACAATTCCGCCTCCGACTACACACCAAAGCTCGAAGAAAGTCTTTTCAAGTCAAAATCAAGAGCCACTCAAATTTACGGCAATTTAAAGAAGGTGAAACAACCCATTTCACCAGGCGGCCGTCTCGCGAGTTTCATCAATTCTCTGTTCACAACAAGTAATACAAAGAAAGCAAGGGGTCCGTCTTCGATGTTAAGCTGTGATGATGAAAGGAAATTGAAGTCCGGACAGGTTTCAACCTGTTCTTCAGCTTCCTCGTTTTCAAGATCATGTCTAAGCAAGAACTCACCTTCGACTAGAGAAAGGTTACGAAACGGAGTCAAAAGAAGTGTTAGATTTTGCCCAGTGAGTGTAATTGTCGATGAAGACTGCAGACCCTGTGGGCAAAAATGCTTATACGAAGAACAAGACTCGAGTTCAGTGTCGGTTGCTGTCCCTACCGTATGGAAAATTAGGAAATCGCCATCAAGGAAGCTCGACGAAGAGATAAAGTTACAAGCAATGGAGAAAAGTAGGCGAGTAGAAGAAATGGCTACTAAGTTTTTAAAAGAATATCATCTAAACCAAATGAAGGACTTTATTTCAAGGGACAATCACAGTAATTATGTGATGGAGGAGATGGAGGAGATGGAGGAAGATGAAGATGATGCAGCAAGCTATTcgagttcggatttgttcgagtTGGATCATCTTGTTCTTATTGGTAATGATAGGTATCGAGAGGAGCTTCCAGTGTATGAAACTACTCATGTAGAAACAAATCGAGCCATTGCTAATGGCTTGATAGCATAG